DNA from Lagenorhynchus albirostris chromosome 15, mLagAlb1.1, whole genome shotgun sequence:
GATGTCTTCACCACCTAATCACTGTACTGGTAGGGATATTGAATAAGTCGGAGGGTGCTATTAAGTTTCTCAGGATAGAGTCATCTTTGCGGATGCAATTGCAGCGcaggaaacagactcagggagAATTTTAGCCTTCCCAAATTTCATTGGAGCTCTGCACAAGCCCAGCCACAATCACTCCAGCAATATAACCGAATCCTTTCAGCACTCGCAGCCGTGGACAGCTCCCTCGCCACGCGGTCCTTTCCTCTGCAGTGAGCACATTAGCGTTCACCCTGCCCGGGTCGGTGCGGTACTCCATCCACACCAAGTCCGCCAGTGCGTACGGAACGcgtgctccctccctcctccctctcggTGCCCCCGCCCCTCGCTCACTCAGGCTCACTCCAGCGGCGACTTTGAGGGATTCCCTCTCGGGCGGCCTCTGCAGCAGCACCACTGGCCTTATTCGCTGCTCCGCGAGGATGGATCTCCGAGGAAGAGCCGTTCTCGGCATGAATAGACTTCGAGTTCTTCTGATGCTCTTCCGTGAGTAGCGTTTCGGCAACCGCCAGAGCAGGGTGCACTCTTTGCAGAGAATAGAACTGGCACAGTAAAGCCATTAGCTTAAGGTCAAAACGTGGCCCTAATGTTTGGCGGGTTTGTTCTtttctggggggaggaggggaggaccTTCCCATCAGtggcagggaattccccagagagCCACACACTTGTACGCCAATCCCAGACACGATGCTGCACAGGCCTGCTTCGTGGGCTCAGAGCACTGGCGAGAAAGCTTTGGTTTAAAAGCCTAAGATGAAGAAAAAGGCCAGTCGGATTACAAATTAATAAggctttaaatgttttttaattttatttttattataaattaacaGCAACGAAGTCGAATTTGTTGGCGCTAGGTCAGCGAAACGGCTCTCAGAGCGCCCTGCAGCCGGCAAGGAACTTGGGCAGCCCAAAGCCCGCAGACCTCCTTGTCTCTCCACCCCTGTGCCCGAGACGCGTGGGCTCGCTGAGCCCCTAACCGataggattttttgtttgttttctgcagATACAATGGCTCGAATCATGGCAGAACAAGAAGTGGAGAATCTCTCAGGCCTCTCCACTAACCCTGAAAAAGATATATTTGTGGTGCGGGAAAATGGGACGACGTGTCTCATGGCAGAGTTTGCAGCCAAATTTATTGTCCCTTATGATGTGTGGGCCAGCAATTATGTAGATGTAAGGCACTTTTTCCCTCGCAGCTTGCTCCTAGGGCTCCAGGGACGAAGGGCACCTTCCCTCAAGACCCTGTGAAGACCTGGGTCACCCGTCTTCCCCCCTACACCCTGCAGGCTGCTCCCAAATGCTGCATGGGGGTTCCGGCTTGTAATGCCTTCTGCTCGCCCCGCCTGCTTTGAAAGTAAatccctctctctgcttccttaaCGGCCGGGTCTGCACGCAAAGCATCTAACCGCATGTTCCTGGACCTGGGAGCGCGCGCGCAAAGGAGTGCCCAGGCGTGCGACCCGGAGTTTGGACGCGCTGCCCTTTACAGCCCCCACTGGGGCTCGCGCGCTGAGGGGGTGCGGGGCGTCTGTGTTCCCAGCTAATCACGGAACAGGCTGATATCTCACTGACCCGGGGAGCTGAGGTGAAGGGCCACTGTGGCCACAACGAGTCGGAGCTGCAGGTGTTCTGGGTGGATCGCGCGTACGCGCTCAAAATGCTGTTTGTAAAGGTAAGTGCTAGTGGGGCGCTCAGAGGGGTTGCAGACTCCGGGTGGGTGTGGGTAGGGGCCGCCCCTCCGTTTCCCTACCCAGATCTGCTCGGGCGGTTAACACGCGCCTGCCCCGCTCGGCAGGAAAGTCACAACACATCCAAGGGACCCGAGGCGACGTGGAGGCTGAGCAAGGTCCAGTTTGTCTATGACTCCTCGGAGAAGACCCATTTTAAAGACGCAGTCAGTGGTGAGTAGAGACCAGGAGGGCTGGGAAAGGAGCCCGGGCAAGCGCAGACACTGCAGGGATCTCAGGCTTGGAGGCCGAATTCCTCAGGGTCAGGGCCTTGCGCTCCCAGGCCAAGGTAGCCCTGGACTTGCTCTCCAAGGTGGAGGAAGCAAGCGGGAGCGCCGGTGGGTCCTCTGGCCTTCAGGCCCTGTAGATGCGCAAGAAACCCAGGGCCTGAGGCCCAGCCTGTCACCCATCACCTGATCCTGGATGAGATGTCTCTTGAGGGACTGTCTTCCTGTGGCTGCTTCAGGATGGCTTTCTTATGATTTGTCCTTTAAAGAAGCATGGAGAAGGACaaagctgtatttttattttcttctgcaccCTGGTGTTTATTCTTACGTGCTAAAACTTCAAGGGGGACAGTATGACTTTCATTTTGGGTCAGAATCTGATGTCCTTCAGATCTTTTGGCGCATTGCTCAGGCCTCACCGCAATCTTCAGTCATCCACTGCGGCCACCCCAGAGTGGATTCTGAACCATGTCCTTATTTATCAGCTTTTCATGCCCATCACTACAACAACTACCCAGATCCTCCAAAAATATTGTGGCAAGGGATCTCTAGGCTCCAAATAACAATGCTGGGATCTGCAGGCACCATCAAAGACCAcatttaaatgtatgtatttattttgtaaattgtcTGATCTACTCATAATGAAGCCTTTCATCACCTGGGCACCTGAGTTGGGAAAAGATTTTTACTGAACATGTATAAGAATACATATGTCATCTTTTCCGTTTCACCCCTTATCATCGCAGTAAAAAGGGCAATTTTGTCTCTTCATCAAAATTCATATTCAAACGTTTCACACAGTTAAATtagaccaaaaaaaggaaaaaaaaaaaaaccttaatccagaaaaggaggaaaaggggtgAGGCAGGCTTCCAAAGAATATGTATGCGTACAAGGGCATCTGCTCAGAGTACTAGCAGCAGCCATGCTTTGCTGaggaagatattttattttctgcaggCCAGTGCGAGGTGTAGGATACCAAGTCACTGTTCGTTGTGGATCTTTGGAATCTCTGTTGTGAGGTCTTATATAGTAAAAAGGGTTGGGGTTTTAGGTATCACTTTATTCTTCCAAAAGGAAATTCcaaattaatatttaagaaatccATGCTCATGAAAGAATGGGTGCATTCACATTTGCATAGCCCCAGCCGGGCAAGGCAACAGGGCATGTCAGCAGAGGATCAGAGGGGGGGTCTGGGCTAAGAGGCAAAGGTCAACTATCTGGATCACCATAATGAGAGTTCTGCCAGCCCTATAGGGGCCTAACCATTGCTCTGGGCCTTCCCTGCAGCCGGGAAGCACACAGCCAACTCGCATCATGTCTCTGCCTTGGTCACCCCAGCTGGAAAGTCCTATGAATGTCAAGCTCAGCAGACCATTTCACTAGCCTCCAGTGATCCGCAGAAGACAGTCACCATGATCCTGTCTGCGGTCCACATCCAGCCCTTTGACATCATCTCTGATTTTGTCTTCAGTGAAGGTAGGTCGGtggggaggcagaaggagagggagaggaaggaagcaaaggCTGACCTAAAGATGGATGTGAAAGGCAACCTGCCAGGGTACCAGGCTGTTAccatgtggactttctctaggaTATCATGGCACTGCCTCCCTctataatatttttcaaagactAAAGGCAACAACTGAATTGTATCAACTACAATGgctttctctttcatcttccctctctctcttcctccttcacttccttcttttcctctctctttctctcccttctttttctctgttttcttccttcctccctcccttccttttttcccttattttttcatctttcctttcctcccctcctttgccaaaaaaggaaagtggatagagagaaagataagaaagtcagctgaaaaaaatatataattttgatgCAAGTTTCCCAAGGAAAAGGCAGCTAAAAATCCCAAGCAGCTATTGAGAGAGCCATGGATTGGAGAAAGGCCTTTGCTTGTGTGGGCCACAGTTTCACCATGGTCTCTAGACACTTCCAGCCCTAGGTTCTACCACTGTGAGTCTAAGTTTTTGTGTGACCAGAATGCaatagaggtgtgtgtgtgtgtgtgtgtgtgtgtgtgtgtacaggttaCAGAGAGAGACTCATGGAGACCTGCCTCTGTCCAGCTCTCACCTTTGTGTGGAGGGACACCCATGAGTTTCCAAGGAGGCAAGGCCCCTGATCTGCTCCCTCTGGGGCATGCAAGAAGGCTTCTTCGCAGTCTATGCAAGCCCTGGAAGGGGGTCAGGCAGGATCCAGCTGGAGCAGGTTCAGGGCGTCCATATCTTCCTGGTTCTCTGCATCCCAGAAGAAGGGCAGGAGAGAAGCTCACATTCTGCAATTTGTCCAAATCTAGCAACAATTTACTCTGGGCAAGTGGAGTAAGTGAATTctcccattcattttttttctctctctctgttgtcTGGAGGAGGTTGTTAAAGGCAGTTTGATATTCTCATTTATTCCTTGTGGTTAAGAAATGGGGAGAGATTCTGACTGCTTTATTGATGCCTACCTTTGGGCTGGCAGTCCCCAGGTGAATACAACCATTCGAATGTGTAGGATATTAGGGAATGCCCACCTGGGTCACACACAAATCATTAAATCAGTCCCAAGGAGTCCAGCTTTCATTAAATGCCCCGCGCATTCAAAGTATACGGAATAGAATCCCTCCCCCCATGATTTATTCAGAAGGCATTAAGGAATTCCTAAGTTAAACTGTCCTAAAGAGAAAGGCCTccttcttattcatctttatatttttagcaacaagtacagtgcttggcacattgcAGATGCCCTGTTAACTTTGGCTGAATTGATATTCCGAAGCTGTGGGCTCAATTAATAGAGACTTGCAAATGCGTCAAAGCCAGGCAAATCAGAATTTAATACATTTAGTACAGCAGTGCCATGCCTACCTGTTATGGCTCTTACCTGTATGGGCTATTCCATCTTAATGTGTTTTCTACAAAATTGAAACTAAACTAAACGCCAAGATCTTAATACTAAAAAATACTGTGGATTATgaaagtatttataaaatgtaagtgtctttcttaaactgaaaatattaaatgtaattaaaagtaAGTGGACTTATGATTATGGATGGCCCagaattcattttgaaaatattgaatcacatACTTCTGAGTTTGTATAGGTACTTTCAGTAGTCTCTAGTTACTCTTTGTGTTTCTCTGGTCAATGGTTTTTAGACACTTCTTCATTTCTTGGTACTACTGGTGCTATAATTGCTGCTTTTACTAGTTCCTTATCACAATCTCACCCTAACCCTCTCTGGGTTATTTCTAAGTTGCTGCTTATAGTCATTTATGAATGGAGAAATCAGATCTCATAGATGTCAGAATTGTGTACAAAATAAGAGTAAATGAGTACTGAATAAGGACCAGAGCTGTTTTCCTAAAAATCAGTGATATTCTTGGCATAGATTTAATGACGTTTTTGTATAAAAAGCAGTTCTTATCCACTTCCAGGGCTTAAATAGATAGATTTAGACAGTTTGTAAGCATGTATAACTTCCTAAATGCAGATATATTAAGCACAAGCAAATTGCACTTGTCTCACCCAGGCTTTTCTGGGGAATAATTAGGGTGTTGCCTCCTGTATGGTGCCCTGGGGCTCAAGCCTTGACACTCCTGGGAGGAGGCAAGCCTTATTCAGGATCTCTCACTGAATTAATGTGCCTTTGTGTGGCAGGGCTCCTTTTGTTCCTGGTTCCTCCTGTCTGTGCCTCTCAGCACCTGTCCCCAGCGTGTTTCGTAAGAGATCATTTTATTTGATTTGGTGGAATCTGAACTATTCCTTTTGGAGTGCCTTTTCGGAACCTGGCACTTGGACCCCACTCCCCAGAATAGAAGGAGGCTCTGATGTGTTGCTAATGCCTGTGTGGGTGAGTGAAGCCTGCCTGCGTGGCGGTGGGGAGGGCACCTGGTCATATGTCTGACGCCCACTGCAGGACTGTGTGCATGCGTTCTGTCGTGTGCAAGCAGGACATGCAGCATAAGGGCTTCCAATGAAGAGCCTATTCCCTGTGTAAGGGGGTCATGCCTGGCAGTCTGCAGTCTCCCACCTGCCTCCTTCACAGATTCTGAGAAAAGCAAGGAAGGGTCAGTGAAATGGGTTAGCGGACACTCATAGAGGCTGAGAGCAGCCCAGATGGGGATGACATCTTTATCACACAAATCCCTTTAGACCGTTGAGCTTGGCTACTATGCTGATCCCCAATGAAAGTAGCTCAGAGGCTCCAGGTCACTGTGCACAGCTCTGGTGGTCTTGTTAACATGCCAAGTCAAGTCTGGTTCCGTAGTTCTGGGGGCGGGACCCAAGAGACTCCATTCCTAGCAAGCTCCTTGCTGATACTGCTGGCCATGGCAAACTGTCGGTAGGGGGATTTGAGGGATTTTGAGCTGATTAAGGAATATGATATGACCATGAGAGGCAGAAACACACAAGCTTCATTGGATGGCACTTGGGCAGGTTGTGTAAGGAAAGCCCCTCACAGCATGGGACCG
Protein-coding regions in this window:
- the LAMP5 gene encoding lysosome-associated membrane glycoprotein 5 — its product is MKNGMDPGKLCYYDLMEIIYVSTRSRGQLPRHAVLSSAVSTLAFTLPGSVRYSIHTKSASAYGTRAPSLLPLGAPAPRSLRLTPAATLRDSLSGGLCSSTTGLIRCSARMDLRGRAVLGMNRLRVLLMLFHTMARIMAEQEVENLSGLSTNPEKDIFVVRENGTTCLMAEFAAKFIVPYDVWASNYVDLITEQADISLTRGAEVKGHCGHNESELQVFWVDRAYALKMLFVKESHNTSKGPEATWRLSKVQFVYDSSEKTHFKDAVSAGKHTANSHHVSALVTPAGKSYECQAQQTISLASSDPQKTVTMILSAVHIQPFDIISDFVFSEEHKCPVDEREQLEETLPLILGLILGLVIVVTLVIYHLHHKMTANQVQIPRDRSQYKHMG